The genomic segment aacaattaggtgtcttatcttaaatattttagaagtattctaaacagaaattattaagtaattaaattggTTGAATTATAACCAATGGTGGATTTAAGGGTTCAAATAAAGTCGGAAAATCTATAAGAGGAGCCtcgtataaaatgtatcagtaACATACTTACCCCCATTTTACTAAGCCACTCGCTTCGCTCGCGAGAAATAATGATCAAccaatattcattttatagtaACCAatcatctaattaaaaaaaagtgtttacatttttatttattttctacaaataaataagttacTTTGGAGATACTAAGTGTCAATGTagaatggaaataataattaaaatatagtttgacaaaaaagtaaaaactattaaattataaaaaaaatgtgaagctatacaattattcattatattataacattaaaaatatcaaataatttcgtagacataataatcaatttattatagaatGTGTTAAACACTTGTTAAACATTCAAATActcaatgaaaaacaaaaatacttaaaatttgttgttatttagttACATCAAAATGTTGAGACCCAGGAGTTCTAAGACATGTACTTTAAACTTATGGGGAGGCTTAGTCCTCTCAAGTCTTCCCAGCCCGACTTCcgtcaatgatatatattatagagatgaaattttatttatagtataatactaataaaaaacataaacaacattataaaatgactaaaatacgATACTCGACTCCAAGGAGCAAAAGATTCTTGGTAGGTGGTACTATAAGAGTTGCTTACAGACATATCAATTATTGAACCGAGATAAgctaaatgtataatgtttaaaacagtAAACATGATGTTAATACTCCAAAAGAACCAGTTTTTTTGGTTTGAGCTacttaagtatgtttttgaacCACGGTGgggatatttgtttttatcataataagaaAATTTGTTTGGAAATCTTGATGCCAATTTTGTACGCATTTGGTGTTCAACATATGTATAAGCAGCAAGAGAAAGTAACACAGCTGATAAACGTCGTTCTAAGCCATGTAATAGAGAGCTTACTAAATATGTGGTTCCAACAGCAATTATTCTGATtcgatgttttttatttttattgccatATTTCAGTACTTCTTCAAAtacatctaaataaataaataacaaatatattaataacaaaatattaataacgaaatatttattagtaacttacatttttttaaccaatagtGCATTGGTGCGTTCCAATGTACGACAACATGTAGAAGAGATCGTGGCCAATTCCATAATCAATGGACGGGTTACTAATATTTCACTGTTGTATTCATGGTGGTACCCACAAACAGTTGCAAATACAGTAGACGCATAGGCCACAAAATAATGACCAGTACGGAACTCCAAAGCTTGTTTGTACATAgttagaaaaatgttaataattgaattgctgtaacacaaaattataataaattaaaaattaaatataattttattaaaataaatcaaacctTTTATTATTGGTCGACAAATATTGGCTGAACAGCCAATCCACAACACAAATTGATAAAACAAAGCAAAGCAATGAAATTATTACATTCCATATCAAACGACAGACTTTGGTCTTGttcttaaatgaaaaaaaaaaaggtatacaatacaatttaatatttaagaaaaataaattaatgtattacccAACTAACAGATGAAGAAAATGCATTTGAGTAttctttaaatgttaaaaatggaCCCAAATAAACAGTGCCTGCACACATCATGTAACCTGTATACTGAGGAACTGAaggaaatgtatacaatttatttgattgaatatcaaataatattgccATTGCTTTCATTGACATTAGCATATGAGCACTTTTGGTTTTTTGCCATTTTGAATCATTTGTAAAACATTCactgtaaacatttaaatttctaataatttcttcgtatgaAGATGTAActgcattatttgttttctctctctgacctaCAAGCAACATACCCAATTTGCTTTCACTAGAGCCAATCTTATGTTGTTAGTTTAAATGTTATAGTAAACTCAAATTCTatcaaaatataagttaaaaaaattatcaatcttTCAATGTtgacttttttataattaaatttgtatgtaaaattttcaaaacttaaagtttgatgataggtaaattcattctaatattaaagataacaGCAAAAGATTGATTCtgttgatttaaaatttgctatgttgtttATAGGCCagagatagaaaataaatagtgaGCTGAAATCATCTTGAgactaaaatatcaatttttagtataatttactaatatttaacattatatcatGTTAGTCTAAAATGatataccattattttaaattcattagataaaacacataaatacttttattttaattatgatattagagatattagaaaaatttataatttgaataataaatttgtatataaactAGACATTTATCGTTTTAGAGGTTTAACTAACTTAAACGAGTTACTATACTCTGTCTAAAAGTAGAACACACCAGTTAGCGAATATCTTCTACATAATGGCATAAGTGACTAGTTAAAGGGGAAATAAGTGTACGGATCCAGTGTATTCTTCTCTGCAACAGAGTATATacttaaatgctttaaaaataagttattcaatttcaaattaagtataccatttaatgaatatacttaaaatctaatatataatatatttattaagaatattttattttgttttatgttacaatataatatatattttaataaatactaactcACCGATAGAATAATGTAAATAGGATTATAATAGAGAACACAATAGAGGAATGACGTTTTAAagtcaatatacatattatagacacTATGTAACAGAACATAGGGTACAACACAATTTGtagtaataattgatataagtcTCCATCTTCATGAAATAAAACTAACGGTAGAATACCACATATGGCACACACTGTGTGCAAGACTGTTTCAGGAACCACTTTGATCTTATTGCCTGAAACCGAGTTATGTATAAGAGCTTgctgaaaaatagttttaacataatatgttttacttacatataacaatgaataatcTGAAAAATATGCATAGAATAAGGGTAGTTCCGAGAAGATTTCCAGTACTCCAAACAGCGGGCACCACACATTGAGTGCACAACTGGCGAAAAGTTAGATTGCTCCAAAAAGGGGGTTCACTATGAATTTCTGAATTTATATTTGGCTGATAATACTGATTTTCATCTTCCAACTGATCATCGTACAGCTCGTAGTAATCTGGTTTGgcgaatttttaattaatactattctcattaaatacctatgtttacttcctaataataataatacgttaccCTCTGGGTAGTAGTCTCCGGCGTAGTTGTCACCACCGTAAGACAACGAAAACTGTTGCCGGTCCATATAGtagattataatacttttataaacataatatgtaataaaaaactaacatttaagtatatttgtGTTCTATATGGTTGGAAATTTGCTTTAAACACTAGAAAACTGGAAGAAATTTTTTCACATAGTCACTAGCTAtggttgattttattttaagcttaaaatttataatttaaattccagACGGCCAGTAACTTATTatcattcatataattatatctaccGCCGTCCgtagacatattattgtaagttgtaaccataaacataacctaacctacccAAACGTAGTAACGTACTTTTAATATGGCTGTAGTTTATGATTGTAATCAAGAagtcttattaataatttataatattaaatatattatttaagtctcCATTGGTTAATTTACAGTATAACACTCAATCATGACAACATTGttcatattaattagtaaaccattttttaaatcatattattattattattattatgtcatatcacTAAATCCTGTATCAACCATCAAGGCAAAATggagtcatattattatttgatttgatatacataatattattaattacaataataatagcaatattatgatttatgaaactAGCGTCTACTGTCTAGCACAATAGCACGAActgagataggtacctacctaatataaattgtatttaatatcaattatgaattaataatatattaatatattataatattgtgtacacggATTACGATATATCTTAGTCCGGGGTTGTGTATTATTGGGTAGGTATcaagataatatgtattaaccatagagtaatattactttATGGTATTGAGTAGAGAGCCTTGATATTATATCTTGctatggtattaatattattagcctTTTTAGCTCTCTAGTATTGAGTATTGACCCTATTAGTTTGGAGGTACTGTGGATTGATATCACgaattataatatggataatatacGTATTGATATATAGTGATAGGTAATCAATTGTtaaattaactacctacttcAATCTAATTACTTATGCgttaataaaatgtagataatttgtacgaatatgtatacctacctattacctattatcaTTATGTGTGAGCGCGTAATCTTACAAGCTATACGAATTATAATAGGGCATGGTCAGTGTCCAGTGCCATGgtcagtaaattttaaattttatacattttgttaaaattcaaactacaaatgcttataaaaaaaaaattgtgcgtatgtattttgaatatttgtcaactgctattgtaacaatatatcaggagccttgtattaaattttcatgcatt from the Acyrthosiphon pisum isolate AL4f chromosome X, pea_aphid_22Mar2018_4r6ur, whole genome shotgun sequence genome contains:
- the LOC100570269 gene encoding protein-serine O-palmitoleoyltransferase porcupine, with the translated sequence MDRQQFSLSYGGDNYAGDYYPEDYYELYDDQLEDENQYYQPNINSEIHSEPPFWSNLTFRQLCTQCVVPAVWSTGNLLGTTLILCIFFRLFIVICNKIKVVPETVLHTVCAICGILPLVLFHEDGDLYQLLLQIVLYPMFCYIVSIICILTLKRHSSIVFSIIILFTLFYRECFTNDSKWQKTKSAHMLMSMKAMAILFDIQSNKLYTFPSVPQYTGYMMCAGTVYLGPFLTFKEYSNAFSSSVSWNKTKVCRLIWNVIISLLCFVLSICVVDWLFSQYLSTNNKSNSIINIFLTMYKQALEFRTGHYFVAYASTVFATVCGYHHEYNSEILVTRPLIMELATISSTCCRTLERTNALLVKKICI